A region of the Acipenser ruthenus chromosome 40, fAciRut3.2 maternal haplotype, whole genome shotgun sequence genome:
AAACGAAAGGACTCCCGTGGACTCAATAAAGCTCTCAAACATGTATAATCTCAAGCGGCAGCTGGTACAGCAGATGTTACCATTAACCGCTACCCCTGCAATATGTGGATGCAAGAAATACTGCAGGAGGACAggctaatggttacactctggtgtaccagctgtacttaaaGGAAAGCTATTTTTGAAAATTCTACAGAGTCCACAGGGTTGCAATATACTAGTTTTCAAAAGTTGTGAGGATGAGATTCAAAGCAAATataaacaacaatacaaatacataatttaagatAACCAAGTTGCTTTGGAAGTATGATTTAGTTAGTTTAAAATAAGTCAAATTATATTTTGATGATCTAAAACTCACCCTTCTCTTGAAGATTGCtttctgctgtattttttaaGGGATGAATTAACAGTATGACTGGGAGGGTCTCCCTCTCATTTGGGATTATAGATGAGATGGGATTATAGGGTCACATATTGTGTCAGCAGACCAACAGAACAGCTGAAAATATTGCAGGAGCAGACAgggagaaaaggaaagaaaatccTCATGGACCTTCTTTTCCATCTCATCGCCAATACTTTCTGATTCTGTTATCACCTAGCAACCTGTAATTAGGAAGATGTGATGTGAAGATGTGATTTGCCAATTGGTCtcgggagagggggggggggtggtggaaCGACACAACCTTCTGGTTAGCGTTTTGAAGGAATGACTTCCTTATCCAAATGAAAGTGTCCATTTAAAATGAGCAACAGCCTTCATTACTGATTGCACTGTGTGgtgttaataaaaagaataaataagaTGTTGAAATGTTGCATGATTTTAATGCCAGGAAGACCCTCATTTCATTTTGTTGGAATGCAGTGAATGCTTTTGTCCTGAAGGCAGCGCTTGTAAAGTAAAATCACTTCCTCTCTAGTGCGCCAATATCCAAATGTTCTTCAAAATGCACGATTCACATTGAAATTTTTCAACagcgcttctctctctctcctcgaaGGAGATGTCAGAGGAGAGCAGCACAGGATCGGGCTGTTAATAATTCAGCACTAGggaagaggaagaaaaaaaaaactttgcacagCCTAGAGCAAGGAAAAGCTCCAGAAATATAATCCTTTCATCTCAGTGAGAACACAAGGTGTGAGTTTGGGTTCAGCTAAGTGAACGTTTTAGAGGTTGAATCATACACAGAGATCATGCAAGGCAATTGGCCTCCAACCTAACCTTGACTTCATGATGAAAATGCCTTTGCTCCCCTCAAACAGGTTAATGCTTTAGGTTTTACACCAGTGTAAGAAACAGCCAGCTGCCCATTGGGTTTATAAGGGCTGGTAAGTGCACCTCTTGAACCCTGAGTATGTAAACCAACATGCCAAGCTGAAGACTTTCTGAGTCTGCGGCCACGGGTTTTATAAGGCTCTGATCTTGTGGTCGTTGCCTTTCCACATAGATGGTATAAAACATGTGCTTGTAGAAGGGGGGCCAGTGAAAGAGGGTAGGGTCAGCGTGGCCAGAAACCCCACAATAATCCTTGAAGCCCACACTGCAGTTGGTCAGTGGCATCAACCAAAAACCTGccgtgttatttgtttttttatttagcaggtgCAATGGAGAGACTTACCTCTCTCAAATGTCAACCCTTATCGACAGCTTTACATCTCTCTAACCGCACCTGTTGGACACTCGACATGCCACCTGCTGGTCAGTGATCCTATTACAGTATCTCTCAATACCAGGTCTGGTCCCTGAAGGTTTTCCAGCTTGTTTTTGGAAAATGTTTGTTGCTTGTCATAATTAGTCTTCCCTGCGCTGTCTTGACTGCAGAGAAACGGAAGCCATTGCCTAAGGCTTTGAATCCCTCTGAGCCCCAATTAACAGAAACATATATTTCATGGGATGCTGTTAAGTGTGTTTCagctcatttaaaaataaaccaaaaaggtTCCAGCAAGAATTAAGCTCTCCTAATTTAAATAAGACTCATCTGAAGGGTCACGCAAATACCACGGCCAAGCTGACAGCTTTTCCTTTGAAGAACACAGAGCTGGAGAAACTAGGGGTATttaatatttgaaatgtttaccAATATTGACTAAACGTTAAACCATTATCAGAAATATGTAACCTTAGTGTACAGTGCAGGCCaatttatttcataataaattggggggcagcagtgtggagtagtggttagggctctggactcttgaccggagggttgtgggttcaatccccagtgagggacactgctgttgtacccttgagcaaggtactttacctagattgctccagtaaaaacccaactgtataaatgggtaattgtatgtaaaaataatgtgatatctgtataatgtgaaataatgtataatgtgatatgttgtaacaattgtaagtcgccctggataagggcgtctgctaagaaataaataataataataataataataataaatattcatCACCTTCTTTTCCGTACACAATTTAGTGCTCTACACATTCGTGTCTTCTACACAGATGCtgatacagtcatttataaaatAGGCATGGAGGTTATCTGGTAACGGCTTTTCCTATTAGTCACAAACATTTCCACTATGTTTGTAACTAATAGGAAAAAACCTTTaggaaatgtaatgtaaaataagCTACCTAAACACAACGCTGGCAGTGCTCCACATCCTGGTACAGGTCTACCTTTGGAGCAATTACTAGACCATGGCCAACTATATTTCAACCAGCACTCACCCTCTGAGACTCTCAGACCCCCTGCCTTCCTCCCACTAGCGCGGTATTCTGTTGATTGCTTCATTGATTGTTCTGCTCAAACCCACTTCTTTCTGCAGTGAATTCCCAGTCCTACTAAATACTGAACTACAGCCTAGTATATCTAATCGATACAATTTTAAAACCCTCTGCTACAATAgttctgatatatatatttttttggattAGCGTATAGATCTCACATAAATCTATAAATACCTTAGAAAGGAAGAGATGAATATTAATAACAGGAAAGAtcaatgataaaataataaaatgacgtTACATAACATAATTACGAATGTAAAACCTATAAGAAACTGAACATCAGTAcaattagtaatatatatatatatatatatatatatatatatatatatatatatatatatatattaatctgtgTGCAAGTATTGGCATTGAATGATAGCCCCCATCCGCCAtttcaaatgtgacatttctCTCCGCTGTTTGGTTTTGGTGCAGGGAGGCCTCTCCATCACTCTTACCCCATTTTACCATAGATAAGTCCTCCTAATGGCTGTTCCCATTGCCCCCTTCTTTCTGGCTTCTTGGGTTGCAGCCTGTCTAGTGTGCACCCCTACCTGACTCTGTCTGATCTCCGTTGAGTGACTCCCGATCTCCAGAACCCTCCTCTGCCCTGCCGCTCTCCTCGTCCCGCGGCTTGTCGTCTTTCATCTTCTTTCTAGTCATGTGACCGCGGAAGCTCGCCTGGATTTTGGCTGCGGCCTTGTTGGCCTCTGGGTCGTCCAGGGGAATGTCCATCACATCCTCTTCCTGTTGTTTATTGCAGTCCTCCTTAAGAACAAACAGAGAGGACGCGATTAGCGCAGTTTCTGTCGAGAGGGAGGGGGGAATGTACTGCGGGATGAATGTACTGGGAGTTAAAGAGATGAAAGGCTCTATTCTGGATTATCTGACAGAGAAACGTATCCCCCTGAGTTTACCAAGGAAGATACATCAAACAAAATGAGATAAGATAGACAGGAGCCAGGTACAGTTGATCTCATAAAAGTACTGCCTTTGTGCTTCCCTGTTGCTAGCTGGCTTCACTCTCATAAATCAGCTGCAGGTTATAACTTTAACTTCTCACTGGTTTCATACCTAGATACCTCCTGGGTCAAGACTTCATTCTTTGAGGGTAAGACTTTTCCTCACTACTTGAACTATAGACCCCTATTATGAAACACCAAAATGATGTCCTCTTATGGCTCCACCAGCCCTAAAACTACTCAGTTCCATAAGAAACAGTTGGGAAATGCAACGAACCTAAaggaagctggctgtgactggaaGATGAAATCATTACAGAAGAATGGCATTGGGGTCCCTTTGCTGTAGAAcccattttattttgtacagtgtACTGTGCTTGGGGTCGCATGAAGATATCAGCAGTTGAATTGCAACAGAGGTGCTCAGCTTTCATGGAGATGCCTTCTACTATAGGGGATGAAGAGCAAATGCATACTGTAGTAGACTTGATGAGATTTACTAGGCTTCTGGTGCATAGCCAAGTTTGTACCAGGGAAATGATAACTGAGGCAATGGCAAAAGTCTAGTTAAACAGCCAGAACAGCTAGACTTGACCTAAAATAGATATATCAGCCATGCTGCTTGCTGCTGTGCACCAGTCTGGAAGTCTGAGTGTTTATGGGTATTGTAATCAAGCTCTGTACATCAGCCCTCCAGTGAGAATTTTCTTAAAAAGGGATGGCATCCAGACAGCAGCAGATTTGTTTACTTCACTTCTGTGCTCTAATTAGCTACCAATGCGACTCTTCGTTTGATGTGCTTTGGTATTTGCTGTGTTTTGCCATTAAGGTAATCTCTGTGCACCCTGGGACATGCTGTCGATTAAAGGGCTCTCAGAATATGACAATCCCACCTAAATGTTGTGTCACGCAATCCAGTGCAGTGACCAGTTGTTCCAGATGTGTTGTACTGTATGATCTCCTGGATCCTTGGATATATTCTGTTCTGAAGCAACAGCTGCTATTCCCCGGGGTAATCTAATCCAACTCTGTATACGCTGCATCTTTAACACACAGAAGTAGCGTTCCTGTTAACACACAAGTTTCCTACCCCTCTTGAAACCTGACATGATGACGCTTGTAAGCCAAATAGGAATGCATCTACTACTACTTGCAGCAGTGGGAGGTTATAAACAGCATCCTCAATCTCTGTTTCCAGAGCTTTCTACTGAAGACAAAAATGCCTTCCTATAATAATTAGGAGAAAAACAAATTCTTGGATACTACAAATTGGAACAGCGCACTGAACAGTGAGACTGCGGGATGTCTCAGTTGTTGGCAGACTCTGAAGTGAGTGGGAGTGGAACCACCCACAGAAAACATATCTTCATTAGCTGCTTTTAGTCCATTTTTAATCCGCTGCCCAGATTTCTATATCTTATGTCTACAGACGTATGTAGACTTACAAtgctttttaaagaaaatcaGCAGTgcaggggggaaaaaataaaatactttttttttttttttttaatcacctaCTTTAGAGACCAAAAAAGTTTCATAACGCTTGTTTGAATGGTTAGCCTGAGCTGATCCATGCAAACGCTACACGCAGTTACTCGTGTATTATCAGGTGAAGCCAATTAGTAACGCACGGCATTTCACAAAGGTCTATATAATAATGCAAGGAATTAATCAACCGAACGAATCTTTAACCGCACAGAATCTTGGAGCACCCACTACGTCACGGGAATAGATCATCAGAATCACAGTGTGAAGACATCAATTAGAGCCTTAAAGATTTAAACCGAACATGCAAAGCGGATTAGAGGCTTTGAGAACACAATTTCAATTACAGCGcatcatacacacagacacacacacacacacacacagacacacacacacacacacacacacacacagacacacacacacacacacacacacagacacacagtcacacacacacacacacacacacacacacgcacgcacacacacacacacacacacacacacacacacacacagacacacacacacacacacacacacacacacacacagacacacacacacacacacacacacacacacacacacagtcacacacacacacacacacacacacgcacgcacacacacacacacacacacacacacacacacagacacacacacacagacacacacacacacacacacagacacacagtcacacacacacacacacacacacacgcacgcacgcacacacacacacacacacacacacacacacacacacacacacacacacacacacacacacacacacatatatatacaagCAAGGCATCATCAAAAATGAAACTATTTTATACCACTCAACTTTGTACAGTATCCTCAATGCCATATTCATCAATGCATAAAATAAAGCAATGGAAACACCGCAcacaattttttgtttgttaatccTCGCTATTAGTTAAATATTGAATAACTGTAGCCTGTGAGTTAAAGAATGCGTGGATAAGCAATTCAACCACAGGAACAAGGGAAATAACGAGAACATTAAAATTAGCAGCACTTCATGCAACACCACTCAACAAACAATATCAGATGGatacagaaccccccccccatataaaacATTCAATGCATTTAAACCCTTGTTtaagcaacttaaaaaaaaaaatccaggtacATTAGtacattcaaagaaaaaaaagaaaaaagaatataaTTCTGTGTTGGAGTGAATAAAAAAGAAGCGTCCTACATACATTGCAGCAATCCATGccggtttgtttttttctgtttgtgtaagGAGAATAGAATCTTGCAAAACGATCCTTTCGCAGGGATTTGAGAGTTGAAGTGGCAATCCTGCTGCTCGCTTCTTTGACAGCACAGTAAGATAGTGTTGCTTGCCGTTGCTGCGCTCGCTACCCGCTTCCACACAGCGCTCCTTGGGTGAGTTCTCCagaggatctctctctctctctctctctctctctctctctgctcttacATAATCTTCCTTCAGAAGTCAAAGCCAGCCTATCAGAGACCCTCACTCTACACAAGAagacttgtttttttcttttcttaaaaagAAATGTCCCTCATATCGGTATAATTGTTCTATACATAGATAACATATACAACCCTACCCAACAAACACACTTTACCATATTTATGGAACATTTGTTTCTTTTGAATTTTGATGCAGTATAAGAGaatgcatgcacatataaaatgcattcattttaataacTGCATACCCCTGCCTGTCAGTTGCATTGAAGATGCATGCAATGCAATTAGCAGAGCTAAGCATGAAAGGCTTGTTTAGTCCTTGCTCTCTCAGATGGTGTACAGAAACCCATTCCTTTTGGTCAGATGCCATCCAAAATGTTACATTGCCTCCAGAACTAGATCTAAGCTGAGACATGTGCAAACTAACATCTCCTTCTCTCATCTGTCCCAGTCCTGTCCCAGGTCGGCCCTGTTCTGGATTGCTGTCTTTGAGACCCGACCTCAGACCTTGCAGGTACCTATAGGTCCCACCTTATTAATGATACTGTCTGTCAGTGTGCTGTCCCATTATagtttttcacaatatatatatctaAAGTATGttcctgtagttttttttttgtctcaaccctaaaattgtaggtgatgcaaaacctttgccc
Encoded here:
- the LOC131708139 gene encoding neurogranin-like — translated: MDCCNEDCNKQQEEDVMDIPLDDPEANKAAAKIQASFRGHMTRKKMKDDKPRDEESGRAEEGSGDRESLNGDQTESGAAESEGGEGEDASTPEQ